The Flavobacterium sp. CBA20B-1 genome includes the window CAAACGAAGCGACTTTAAAAAATCAATCTGAATTAATGCCAATTTTAGATGAATTCAATAAAAACTATCTAAATGCAGCCACTCAAGGAAATAAAAAGAAAGAAAATTTAGCTGTAACAGTAATGTCCAAGAAAATACAAAAAATGACTTTCGATTCCTATGCTGAACTAACAAAATTAAAGCAAGAAACAAATACAATTCGCCTAATTGCAAGCGATGAAATTTTAGACAAACTCAATCTCTTGGAATTATCATATGACAAATTAATGGAACAGTCTGACAAAATGATGTCTGACCTACCAAAATTAATGTTGACTGGAAATCAAGTAAGAATTGAATTACAACAAAAGGAACTTGAATTAAAGGGTAAAGTAACTCAAAGCATTAAAGACGATATTATCAAATTAATGAGAAAAGAACTAAATGAAATATAAAGCACAGTGGGCAACAATGTATAACCGCAATAGCGGGATAAGTGTTAAAATTATAGTTACTACATCCTTTGTCGCTACTTGCAAATTAATTTCCTTTTTGTAAATTTAGCAAATGAATATGCAAGTAGCTTATGTTTGTGTAAAGTTGAAAGTTTCGACTTCACTACTCCGCTACTGCGTTTATACGTAACCGATGTAGCGAAATCCGCTTACGCTCCTTTCGCTACATCGGGGCGGCGCCTGCACCGCACGATGCGCTTGTCGCTTCGCGAACTTCGCACATCATGCGGTTTTGCAAAATCCTTTCCCCGAGCAAGCTCGGAAAAAGAACTTCGCAAAGCCGCCGCCCCGTTGGTGGCAATTTTACCGAACCGACCGCTAACAAAAAAAGCATTAAAATTTACTCATTTTATTTTGTAATTGTTCCATTATTCGTTAACTTTGTCAAATGGAAATAATTAGAGAAATTGTTTTTTATAAAGACTATTTTGACGACTTTTTTGAACCATTGACCGACAAAGTAAAGGACAAAATTGACGAAGTTCTTTTTATGATGACAATTATTGAACGTGTTCCAACCAAGTTTTTTAAAAGTATCGAAGGTGTAAAAGGACTTTTTGAAATTCGAGTAGAATATGAAAGTAATATTTACAGAATTTTTTGCTGTTTTGACAAAGGAAATTTAGTAGTTCTTTTCAATGGATTTCAAAAGAAAACGCAAAAAACACCGAAGAAAGAGATAATTAGAGCAGAAAAAATAATGCAGGAATATTTTAATGAACAAAAAGAAAATAAAAATGGAAACAAAAAATAAAAATATCAAGACTTTTGCTCAACATCTTGACAAAAGATATGGGTTAACTGGAACTAAAGAAAGAACTGACTTTGAAATTAAAGCCAAATCTTTTGCCATTGGAGAATTAATAAAAGAAGAACGAAAATTGGCTCAAATGACACAAGAGCAACTTGCTGAGAAAATTGGGGCAAAAAAAAGCTTTATATCGAGAATTGAAAATGGACACAGCGATATTCAACTTTCGACACTTTATAAACTTATTGAAATTGGACTTGGACGAAAAATCAACTTTACAATTCAATAAAAAACTGCCACCAATAACTAAGCTTTCGTCTTGCCCGGAGGGCATGAGATGAATTGAAAATCACTGAACACCAAAACAAATAATAAACAAGTGAAGTAAAGCCCGTTGAACCCTTCGATAAACTCAGGGCAGGCTCACCGGAGTAGCTTTATGTATTATGGAGTTTTCGAAGTGTAGCTTTAAAATATACCAGCAGTAATTTTGCCATTACTGCTTTTTTTGTGTTTGAACTTGTACTGTTTCAACCTTTTTCACTTTCTTTTTTTAACGATGAAACACAAGTTCCCTTACCCGTAAAAGTTAATTCACAGAAGCAAGTGTATTTTCGATAAGATATACTTTTGGCGGCCCTCTTTGCCCAAAAACATGCAACGTAACCAGATTTCCAATTTTACAACAAAAACATTTTCTATGTTGTGTTTTGATTTCGATTTCGGGTCTTACAACATTTAAATGCTCTTGTAATTGTTGGAGTTTTCCGCGTTTCCAACTACTACTTAAAATGCCATAATGCCTAATCCGAACAAAGCGTTTGGGTAAAATATGCAAACTAAATCTGCGAACAAACTCTTCATTTTTTAAGGTGAGTTGCTTGGTTTTACTACCGTCTTTATAATCTTTGTATGCAATGGTAACTTCGTGATTGGTTACGTTTTTAATCCGATGATTGCTAATAGCTACTTTGTGTGTGTATCTACCTAAATATTCAATCACTTGTTTTGGTCCACCAAAAGGACGTTTGGCATAAACCACCCAATTCTTTTCGAATAATTGATTGT containing:
- a CDS encoding type II toxin-antitoxin system RelE/ParE family toxin, whose amino-acid sequence is MEIIREIVFYKDYFDDFFEPLTDKVKDKIDEVLFMMTIIERVPTKFFKSIEGVKGLFEIRVEYESNIYRIFCCFDKGNLVVLFNGFQKKTQKTPKKEIIRAEKIMQEYFNEQKENKNGNKK
- a CDS encoding helix-turn-helix domain-containing protein, encoding METKNKNIKTFAQHLDKRYGLTGTKERTDFEIKAKSFAIGELIKEERKLAQMTQEQLAEKIGAKKSFISRIENGHSDIQLSTLYKLIEIGLGRKINFTIQ